A DNA window from Drosophila biarmipes strain raj3 chromosome 2R, RU_DBia_V1.1, whole genome shotgun sequence contains the following coding sequences:
- the LOC108022119 gene encoding uncharacterized protein LOC108022119: MDYRFIILGLSVSVAFLLCSGASPAKMTNAVCKSYNKSWVAVHYCRLKAYSRNKTSLDINATFIEPAYHISVHLKMMKKANGYKPFLFDYTIDACEFMRRRNQPFAKIIWNMIKDVSTINHTCPYMGLQMLSDFYLIQFPVQLPTGEYLLLIDWLFDGKPQFATNVYFTYVEDLFTKKPTRRSR, encoded by the exons ATGGATTATAGATTCATAATTCTCGGGCTTTCGGTGTCAGTTGCTTTTCTGCTCTGCAGT GGGGCAAGCCCGGCAAAAATGACAAATGCTGTCTGCAAGTCGTACAACAAATCGTGGGTAGCCGTTCACTATTGCCGCCTGAAGGCCTATTCCCGGAACAAGACCAGCTTGGATATAAATGCCACGTTTATAGAGCCAGCCTATCATATATCCGTTCACTTGAAGATGATGAAGAAGGCCAATGGCTATAAGCCGTTTCTTTTTGACTACACCATCGATGCCTGCGAGTTTATGAGAAGGCGAAACCAGCCCTTTGCCAAGATCATCTGGAATATGATCAAGGATGTGTCTACGATCAACCACACCTGTCCCTATATG GGCTTGCAAATGCTatctgatttttatttaatacagTTTCCTGTTCAACTTCCGACCGGAGAATACCTTCTCCTAATAGACTGGCTCTTTGATGGGAAGCCGCAGTTCGCTACAAATGTTTACTTCACATATGTTGAGGACTTATTTACTAAGAAACCCACTCGGCGAAGCAGGTGA
- the LOC127011023 gene encoding uncharacterized protein LOC127011023: MGSRGTPVKMTNAVCKSYNKSWVAVHYCRLKAYSRNKTSLNINATFIETAHRISLHMKMMKKASGYKPFLFVYTFDACEFMRRRNLPFAKIIWNLIKDGVSTINHTCPFMGLQMLSDFHLIEVPSLPTGEYFLLLDYSLQRM; the protein is encoded by the exons aTGGGCAGTC GGGGCACCCCCGTTAAAATGACAAATGCTGTCTGTAAGTCGTATAACAAATCGTGGGTTGCCGTTCACTACTGTCGTCTGAAGGCCTATTCTCGGAACAAGACCAGCTTGAATATAAATGCCACGTTCATAGAGACAGCCCATCGCATATCCCTTCACATGAAGATGATGAAGAAGGCCAGTGGCTATAAGCCGTTTCTGTTTGTTTATACCTTCGATGCCTGCGAGTTTATGAGGAGACGGAACCTGCCCTTTGCCAAGATCATCTGGAATCTGATCAAGGAT GGTGTATCCACCATCAACCACACTTGTCCTTTTATG GGCTTACAAATGCTAAGTGATTTTCACCTAATTGAAGTACCATCACTACCGACGGGAGAGTACTTTCTTTTATTAGACTACAGTTTGCAACGAATGTAA